One part of the Sander vitreus isolate 19-12246 chromosome 10, sanVit1, whole genome shotgun sequence genome encodes these proteins:
- the LOC144524382 gene encoding zinc-binding protein A33-like has translation MADANAIEELHSELTCPVCLELFHDPVILECGHHFCQVCIIQCWEAKADELSSCPKCRKSSGRKLRPNSLLCNVVDSVRRARAMDPAAGITGWHYEGEPEEPEEREPGSSMTSLASSVGHWPRLGMDMCEEHEEKLKLYCEDDQLPICLVCGMSRDHKTHNVIPITEAFENYKDKLSVALERVQLQTEEATLFQRQTNEKILLVKERAGDLEETVTAEFGLLREFLLEEEEHIKEKLQKQKEEKLDQLEKALTQTTEQISKMECMADQLRLKLIEEENPKQLKGIKDFIEGAESLFERPPALGVDLQSGEFLGPLQYRTWRKMSSIFQPAVTAVTLDPDTAYPRLWVSPCCTSVQVGKIQPDLPNNPERFTLYNIVLGSVAFSSGRHYWEVEVGSKTAWGLGVAKASVNRKEEISLCPDDGFWTLVLRDNGNGTREYEACTDSDESLIYPSKPPRRVGIYLDYNRGDVGFYDAGNMSHLFTFYNAKFKEPVLPYFNPWPIINGHNREPLTIVTPHWGDMSSSSEDRF, from the exons ATGGCGGACGCCAACGCGATTGAGGAACTACACTCGGAGCTCACCTGCCCGGTGTGTTTGGAGCTGTTCCATGATCCGGTGATCCTCGAGTGCGGACACCACTTCTGCCAGGTGTGCATCATCCAGTGCTGGGAAGCCAAGGCGGACGAGTTGTCGAGTTGCCCAAAGTGTAGAAAGTCGAGCGGCCGTAAACTGCGACCCAACTCGCTTCTGTGCAACGTCGTGGACAGTGTGCGAAGAGCCCGGGCCATGGACCCAGCCGCGGGGATAACCGGATGGCACTACGAGGGTGAGCCGGAGGAGCCGGAGGAACGGGAGCCTGGGTCCAGCATGACCAGCCTGGCCTCGTCCGTCGGCCACTGGCCGCGCCTGGGTATGGATATGTGCGAGGAGCACGAGGAGAAGCTTAAGCTTTACTGTGAGGACGACCAGCTCCCTATCTGTCTGGTGTGCGGCATGTCCCGGGACCACAAGACCCACAATGTCATCCCCATTACCGAGGCCTTTGAAAACTACAAG GATAAGCTGTCTGTCGCTCTAGAGAGGGTTCAGCTTCAGACAGAGGAGGCCACGCTCTTCCAAAGACAGACCAATGAAAAGATCCTTCTCGTTAAG GAGCGAGCAGGAGATCTGGAGGAGACGGTCACTGCAGAGTTTGGCCTTCTGAGGGAATTCCTGCTCGAGGAGGAGGAACACATAAAGGAGAAACTGCAGAAGCAGAAAGAGGAGAAGCTCGACCAGCTGGAGAAGGCGCTCACTCAGACCACAGAGCAAATCAGCAAAATGGAATGTATGGCTGACCAGCTTCGCCTCAAACTGATAGAGGAAGAAAACCCAAAGCAACTCAAG GGAATCAAAGATTTCATTGAAGG ggctGAGAGCTTGTTTGAGCGCCCCCCAGCGCTGGGTGTGGATCTGCAGTCAGGAGAGTTCCTGGGACCTCTGCAGTATAGGACCTGGAGGAAAATGAGCTCCATTTTTCAGCcag CTGTCACAGCGGTGACCCTCGACCCAGACACAGCCTACCCCCGCCTGTGGGTATCCCCGTGTTGCACCAGCGTCCAGGTAGGAAAAATCCAGCCCGACCTGCCCAACAACCCAGAGCGCTTCACTCTCTACAACATTGTCCTGGGCTCTGTAGCCTTCTCCTCTGGTAGACACTactgggaggtggaggtgggctCCAAGACAGCATGGGGTCTGGGTGTGGCCAAAGCCTCCGTCAACAGAAAGGAGGAGATCAGCCTCTGCCCAGATGATGGTTTCTGGACCCTGGTGCTGAGAGATAACGGCAATGGCACCAGGGAGTATGAAGCATGCACTGACTCAGATGAGAGCTTGATATATCCCTCTAAACCCCCCAGGAGGGTTGGGATCTACCTGGACTATAATCGTGGTGACGTAGGGTTTTATGATGCAGGAAACATGAGCCACCTCTTCACCTTCTATAATGCCAAATTCAAAGAACCTGTTTTGCCGTACTTTAATCCCTGGCCGATAATCAACGGACACAACCGGGAGCCGCTCACCATAGTAACCCCACACTGGGGAGATATGTCCTCTTCATCAGAGGACAGATTCTGA
- the LOC144524386 gene encoding endonuclease domain-containing 1 protein-like has protein sequence MMSQRKMLQFSTGALLLLLPWFGGLVLGEISDDFSQCLDFFFNETPPKGINAAGYQPICQRYKNQYRFASLYHRQHRAPLYSAYILSPADGKRPKSIWKYEPQLVFPRASLEMADFDTPVDQNVIESQAVLDDYKNSNFTKGHLNPSMHEKTKEDREATFTLTNIVPQRAGSNSGPWNGLENEVLKKFNRFCNGSMHVITGVIPYESESRWINNRVSVPEYMWSAYCCPSYRSDLPDSVKPFFPTYAAVGRNDRNSGEEIVPVNVKARASIRGYDVRRMSLEALEGILAQRLTIPISLFDGQCE, from the exons ATGATGTCTCAAAGGAAGATGCTGCAATTCTCAACAGGAGCTCTGCTTCTTCTCCTACCCTGGTTTGGTGGCCTGGTCCTTGGAGAGATCAGTGATGACTTCTCCCAGTGCCTTGATTTCTTCTTTAATGAAACTCCACCAAAGGGTATCAATGCAGCAGGATACCAGCCAATATGCCAGCGCTACAAAAACCAGTACCGCTTTGCCAGTTTGTATCACCGCCAGCATCGTGCACCGTTGTACTCAGCATACATACTCAGTCCTGCAGATGGCAAACGGCCCAAATCCATTTGGAAGTACGAACCACAG TTGGTGTTTCCCCGTGCCAGCTTAGAGATGGCAGACTTCGATACCCCTGTAGACCAGAATGTGATTGAGAGTCAGGCAGTGCTTGACGACTACAAGAACTCCAACTTCACCAAGGGCCATCTCAATCCCAGCATGCACGAGAAGACCAAAGAAGACCGTGAGGCCACCTTCACCCTGACAAACATTGTCCCTCAGCGAGCGGGCTCCAACTCTGGCCCATGGAACGGTCTGGAGAATGAGGTGTTAAAGAAATTCAATCGCTTCTGCAACGGGTCGATGCATGTGATCACCGGAGTCATACCTTATGAGTCTGAATCCCGCTGGATCAATAACAGGGTGTCTGTTCCTGAGTACATGTGGTCTGCCTATTGCTGTCCGTCCTACAGATCTGACCTCCCTGACTCTGTGAAGCCCTTTTTCCCCACATATGCTGCTGTGGGAAGGAATGACCGCAACAGTGGAGAGGAGATTGTGCCAGTTAATGTCAAAGCCAGGGCCTCAATCAGGGGCTATGATGTGAGGCGGATGTCTTTAGAGGCTCTGGAGGGCATTCTGGCACAAAGGCTGACCATACCCATCAGTCTGTTTGATGGGCAGTGTGAGTAG
- the LOC144524384 gene encoding uncharacterized protein LOC144524384: protein MMEESVSTFETHLTAVMDSLIRASVCEITKLFQDMVNDYLVELSLNRKENDSLKQRLRLTENKLRTERKYGMGWAANRRNAGLAAAATAEEGAGGRKKRKVEVARGKSKKGPAAAYGKGWPVGVWEEGGGGGDGGGGGGGGSAGAVGIVAGAGGRGGKEAREMFLIQFPRDEEDEGGMTEDEEGEGSISGEGEETANIKEEFTQTEGYQPASLQLIKEALKMDPSNQNLHTGSRAQSEGDLSGHPPILHSGEREEEDWKVESAEPSEGGMTMDELRGLESALRAERGREQAAMTASQPVSPDSEVVRGSKSSLAPKYIGLDGMEQDEELEPPTLQREEQIGQGRMKDAVRAGVELRSAWPKKLREGDSAAVMTGHRMAEQGESEHLPHLSAPGSVGESGGEEEGGVDLLHFCPQCGGGFTSDAELEEHPCPLGASHLQNSGEDILFPCAHCGNTFSYAWALKNHECACAAERPHCCEICGKRFTHSRSLERHHLVHTGERPHRCPQCGRSFSRLGNLERHQRIHTGERPYGCEACGKRFSRVEYLKRHQLIHSESRHSSAPTGEVALTTSVFRAAPSNL, encoded by the exons ATGATGGAGGAATCGGTGTCCACGTTTGAGACGCATCTGACGGCTGTCATGGACAGTCTGATCCGAGCCTCGGTCTGTGAGATCACCAAACTCTTCCAGGATATGGTGAACGACTACCTGGTGGAGCTGTCCCTCAACAGGAAGGAGAACGACTCTCTCAAACAGCGGCTGAGGCTCACCGAGAACAAACTGAGAACCGAGCGCAAGTACGGGATGGGCTGGGCTGCCAACCGCCGCAACGCCGGACTGGCGGCAGCGGCGACTGCGGAGGAAGGAGCTGGAGGGCGGAAGAAACGAAAAGTTGAGGTGGCTC GAGGCAAGTCAAAGAAGGGCCCAGCAGCAGCCTATGGCAAAGGCTGGCCTGTAGGTGTgtgggaggaaggaggaggtggtggagatggcggtggtggaggaggaggaggaagtgcaGGAGCTGTGGGGATAGTAGCaggagcaggaggaagaggggggaagGAGGCCAGGGAGATGTTCCTCATCCAGTTCCCCAGGGATGAAGAGGATGAGGGAGGGATGACGGAGGACGAGGAAGGGGAGGGCAGCATCAGCGGTGAGGGGGAGGAGACGGCCAACATCAAAGAGGAG TTTACACAAACAGAGGGCTATCAACCCGCCTCTCTCCAGCTAATCAAGGAGGCTTTGAAGATGGACCCGTCCAACCAGAACCTCCACACTGGCTCCAGAGCCCAAAGCGAAG GAGATCTGTCGGGTCATCCCCCGATCCTTCATtcaggagaaagagaggaggaggactggAAGGTGGAGTCTGCAGAGCCGTCGGAGGGGGGCATGACCATGGATGAGCTGAGGGGTCTGGAGTCTGCACTGAGGGCTGAGAGAGGCCGCGAACAGGCGGCCATGACGGCCTCCCAGCCTGTCAGCCCTGACTCCGAGGTAGTGCGAGGCAGCAAGAGCAGCCTGGCCCCCAAGTACATTGGTCTTGATGGAATGGAGCAAGATGAAGAGCTGGAGCCACCCACCCTGCAGAGAGAGGAGCAGATAGGGCAAGGCAGGATGAAGGACGCTGTGAGGGCCGGCGTGGAACTGAGGTCAGCCTGGCCGAAGAAGTTgagagagggcgactcggctGCGGTCATGACTGGACATAGAATGGCGGAGCAAGGAGAGTCAGAGCACTTGCCCCACCTGTCTGCTCCAGGGAGTGTCGGGGAGAGCGGAGGGGAAGAGGAGGGTGGCGTGGACCTGCTCCACTTCTGCCCACAGTGTGGAGGAGGCTTCACCTCAGATGCTGAGCTGGAGGAGCACCCTTGTCCACTGGGAGCCTCTCATTTACAGAATAGTGGAGAGGACATTCTTTTCCCTTGTGCCCACTGTGGCAACACATTCAGCTACGCCTGGGCTCTCAAGAACCATGAGTGCGCCTGTGCCGCTGAGAGGCCGCATTGCTGCGAGATCTGCGGGAAGCGCTTCACACACTCGCGCTCACTGGAACGGCATCATCTGGTGCACACGGGCGAGAGGCCGCATCGGTGCCCTCAATGTGGACGCAGCTTCAGTCGTCTAGGCAATTTGGAACGGCACCAGCGGATTCACACAGGTGAACGTCCGTACGGGTGTGAAGCATGCGGAAAACGGTTCAGCCGTGTGGAGTACTTAAAGAGACACCAACTCATACACAGTGAAAGCCGACACTCTAGTGCTCCAACTGGAGAAGTGGCTTTAACCACAAGTGTTTTTAGAGCCGCTCCTTCAAATCTCTGA
- the mif gene encoding macrophage migration inhibitory factor: MPMFTVNTNVAKSDVPAAMLSEATEELAKAMGKPAQYIAVHINPDQMMMFGGKGDPCALCSLHSIGKISGAHNKQYSKLLCGLLNKHLGISPDRIYINFVDMDAANVAWNNTTFG; the protein is encoded by the exons ATGCCGATGTTCACGGTGAACACCAACGTAGCTAAAAGCGATGTACCGGCGGCTATGCTGTCCGAGGCCACTGAGGAGCTGGCCAAAGCTATGGGCAAACCTGCACAG TACATCGCTGTGCATATCAACCCTGACCAAATGATGATGTTTGGAGGAAAGGGAGACCCCTGCGCACTCTGCTCCCTCCACAGTATTGGCAAGATCAGCGGTGCTCACAACAAGCAATACTCTAAACTCCTGTGTGGACTGCTCAACAAACACTTGGGCATCTCTCctgacag GATTTACATTAACTTTGTAGACATGGATGCAGCCAATGTGGCCTGGAACAACACTACCTTTGGCTGA